The DNA segment CGATGTGAACGCATTTCCCTGTCTCGGTATCGACCTCCATCAGGACACCACACAGCCGCACATCGTCGGTAGCGACATGGTAGTGAACGGGTTCGAAACTAATTGCCGTCTTGAGCACGCGTTCGATATTACGACCAATGATACTCTCATAGGGCCCGCTCATCCCAAGGTCACATTGAAAACCTGTTCCCCCAGGGAAGATCGTTGTATCGGCAGTGGGGACATGGGTATGGGTCCCCAAAACGGCGGAGACACGGCCATCCAGGAAGCGTCCCATCAATTGTTTTTCACTTGTCGCTTCGGCGTGCATGTCAAGAATTCGCACTTTCACATCGTCTGGAATTTCCGCCAGAATGCGTTCCGCTGCGACAAAGGGACAATCGACCGGCCGCGTGTAGACGCGTCCTAACAGCGAGAAAATCGCGACCTGCGTTCCATCGCGAGCGGTGACCACGACCGACGTTTTGCCGGGCGACCCTTCAGGGAAGTTACCCGGTTTGACAATACGGTCGCTTGTGTCCAAACGAGTATAGATCTCCCGCTTGCGGTAGACATGGTCTCCCATAGTGAATGCGTCGACGCCTGCTTTTAACAGGGCGTCGTACTGCCGGATCGTCAGCCCCGAACCATCGGCGGCATTTTCAGCATTGGCGATGACCAAGTCCAGATTGTGTTGGGCGCGGATCGATTTCAAATCGCTCTTCACCGCGGCAACCCCCGGTTTGCCAACGATATCCCCCAGGACCAGAATCCGGATCAATGGGCGACCTCCGTGAAGCGGCTTTCCCGGACAACCGTGACTTTAATTTCCCCCGGAAACGTCAACTGCTGCTCGAACGCTTTGGCGATGTTTCGGCAGATCACGGCCGCTTTCGCGTCGTCGGTTTGCTGTGCACTAACAATCACACGCAATTCACGACCAGCCTGAATTGCAAACGCCTGCTGAACGCCGGCGAACCCGGTTGCGATCGATTCCAGTTCTTCCATCCGTTTGACGTAGCGTTCCAGCGATTCACGGCGAGCCCCAGGGCGACTGGCACTGCAAGCGTCGGCGGTCGCCACCAACATCGTGTAAGGATATTCGGTGATGATTTCGTCATGGTGCCCAAAAGCGGCGTGCACCACTTCAGGTGGCTGATTGTGTCGTTTTAGCAAATCGGCCCCAATCTTTGGGTGCCCCCCTTCCAACTCATGATCCGCCGCCTTGCCAATATCGTGCAGCAATCCACAGTGCCGAGCCAAATCCCCATCCAGCCCGATCATTTCGGCCAGCATGCCCGAGATAAACGCAACCTCGACGCTATGCCGAAGAACGTTCTGGCTATAGCTGGTGCGGAAATGCAGACGCCCCAGCATCTGAACCACCTTGGGCGGCAGCCCAGGAATATTGACCTCTTCGATCGCCTCCTGCCCTTTGGTGACAATAAAGGCATCGATCTCTTTCTGAGTCGCTTCGACGACTTCCTCGATCCGAGAGGGATGTATCCGGCCATCGGCGATCAGTTTATTCAACGACATCCTGCCGATTTCGCGTCGCACGGGATCAAATCCGCTGACGATCACAACGCCCGGCGTATCGTCGATAATGACATCCACTCCGGTCGCTTTTTCAAAGCTGCGGATGTTGCGACCTTCGCGACCAATGATCCGCCCCTTCATATCGTCGGTAGGAATATCGACGGTGCTGGTGGTCGATTCCGCCGTATGGGCCGAAGCGTATCGCTGAAGCGCCGTCAGCAGGATTTCCCTCGCCTTACTATCGGCGATCTCCGTAACACGTCGCTCATGGCGCAGCACGATCGTGCCAACCTCTTGTTCCAATTCCTGCTGCAGGTTTTCCATCAACCGCGAAACCGCTTCCTCACGAGTCAAGCCGCTGACTTCCTGGAGTGCGGCGACCTGCTCTTTCGCTGCCGATTCCAGCTGCAGACGCTGCTTGCCGACGGTTTCCAACTGAGCGGTCAAGCGCTGCTGAGTGTTCTCCAATCCCCTTGCCTGCTTACGAAGACTCTCTTCATGAGCCACCAATTGCTCATGCTTTTGCTGAAGTTTTCGTTTATCGTTGCGAAGGTTTTCGCGAGCTTCAGAGATTTCCTTTTCCGCTTGGGATTTGATCATCATCGCGGCCTCTTTGGCTTCCAAAGCGGCTCGGTCTTTTAGGTTGGCCACTTCACCGCGGGCCAGTGTCAATATGCGTTCGCCTTCGCTTTCTGCGTCGCGTCGTTTGGTCGTTTGAACCCATTTTTGAATTCCCAGCGTCAAAAGGGAACCAAAAACGGTTGCGATCACCGCAGTGATCAGTGTCAGGGGGTCGAGCATCTTGCGATCCTGTTATGTTAAAAGAATCGCCTGGAAACCGGGGCTGGAGTGCTGGAGTAAAATCGGAAAAGAGCTGGCTGCACCCAAAAAAAGAGGCTCGAGACCCGCGGGTGGATAACCTTACCTAACCAAACAAATAATCCCGGTCAGGGCAATTCGGTGATCTTTAAGATAGTAACAGTTGTGATAGCAGGCCGAAACAATGGGGACCGAAAAGCCGTACAGGAACGCCATGCAACGTCTGGAACGGGCTTTAGTGAACAGCTGGGCCCCCTCCGAATGGACGGCAGTTCCTCTGTTAGTCGCTGTTAGCGGAGGCGCTGACAGTGTCGCGTTGCTGATCGCATTGACAAATGTTCACCGGAAGCAGAGCGGCAAGGGTCCGCTAACAGTCGCCCACTACAACCATGCCCTTCGATCCGAAGCATCGGACCAAGACGCCCTTTTTGTACAGCGATTGGCCAACAAACTGGGCTGGCCGTGCGTGTCGACCAAAGGATCTGGCCCCCCCGCAGCCGACGAAGCCTCCCTCCGAAACCTGCGCTACGATTTCCTTGCGTCCCTAGCCCACCAGATAGGTGCCCGCTTTGTGGTCACCGGACATACCCAAGAGGACAACGTGGAAACGGTGCTCCACCACCTGTTCCGCGGCACGGGACCGGCCGGACTGGGGGGGGTACCTCGAACGCGAGACCTGGCGGAAGACGTTCTGCTAATCCGCCCCCTCCTCAATGTCCCCAAATCAAACCTCCGAGAAGCCCTCACCGAAATCGGGCAGGAGTGGCGTGAAGATGCGACCAACCAAGAATCGATCTGGAAACGAAACTGGCTTCGCAATCAGCTGCTCCCCCAGATCGAAACCGAATACCCAGGAGCGAGCGACCGGATCGCGGCCCTTATCGACCAACAACAAACCCTGCTGCTAGGCCTGGAGCAACGGGCCTGCCAGTGGACAGATGCCTACATAACCGCTCAGCAGAATGCGATCGTCATCCAGCGTCCCGGCGATGACGATCGTTTTTCAAGCATGCACGATCACCAAGCGATCCGCATCCATGCACTGCGAGGATTGTGGGACCAACAAGGCTGGCAGCGACAAGCGATGGCCCGGCAACACTGGGAACGGCTGTCGGAGGTTTTGGGACACCAAGCGGCCGAGACCTTTGATTTGCCCGGAGGCGTCCGAGCCTCCGCACGCGAAGGCGGTCCTCTGGAACTGCAACGACCAACGAATTTGGCTTCCCCCTCTCGTCAAGAATAAGCGAGAGGGGGTTGTCGCGACCGTCGCAGGCGACGTGCAGTTTACTGGCGAGGGCGGTGCAGGCCTGCCCACGCTTTGGCGAGCGTAGCGACGAACCGGATGACCATCCGTCGCTACGTTCCAGTCCGTTTCTTTATTCTGCCTCGCCCTTTGCGAGAACTCGATCCAGGATCTGGCAAGCTTGATCGATATGTTCGTTGGTCGCGATCGCCGGCGGCGGGAGGAATCGAATTCGCGTTGGCTGGGCACCGCAGATGAACCCCAACAAACCTTCGGTATAGAGCGTATCCAACAGAGCCTTTGCGGTTTCAAACTGGCCATCCCCTGGCGTGAAGGCGATCATCATCCCCTCACCGAATGGGCCGCTAATCTTGCCTGGATACTTCTTTGCCAACCCTTCCAGAGCAGCGGCAAAATAGCGATGCCGCTGCATATTGGCTCCGTCCTCACCGAAACAGTTGGCCTGCTGCAATTGATCCAGCATGGTCAATCCTGCTGCGATCGAAGCGGACGCACCGGTAAAGGTCTGACTAAGGATCGGCCCTTTCGGTTTAAAAGCCTCGCCGTACAAAGTGGCACAGACCTGCGTGATCTTGCCGACCGTCACAATATCGACCATCGATTCCAATCCGTAATGCTGAAAGGCATACGGTCGGCTAAGTCGCGAGAAAGCTTGCACTTCATCAAAGATGATCGGCACGCCCGCTTCCTTCAGCGGTCGACAAAGGGCCATCAGAAAATCGTGACTTCCCGAATAGTAGCCTCCTTCACCGGCAAACGGTTCGGCCCAAAAAGCCCCGTACCGCCCTGGATGGCGATTCAACAGTCGCTTCAGTTCATCAACGGCCCGCTGCTGACTTCCTACCGGATCGGCCGGATCAAGAAACGGCAGATAGTCGACCTGCAACGCCAGAGGCAGCCCCTGACGGTAATTGGGTCGATCGGTGATCGCCGCCATCGCCAACGACCGTCCGGCAAATGCATTTTCAAATGCGATCACACGATCGGCCGGAGCGGCATGATGCAGCGCAATTTTAAGTGCATTCTCATTGGCCATCGCGCCGCTGGTACTTAGCATGCAGTGATCGAGAGCAGCAGATTCTTGCTGGCTATTCGGCTGGACAGCCCATTCCAACAGGCGTTCGCTCAGCACCATTCCGGGCGGATGTTGCTGAAGGTTTCCCTGCATCAACGTATCTTCAATCGCGGCGTCGACTGCCGCATCCAGAATCGCCGGATGACTATGCCCCGCCCCATGGACGCCGATCCCGCCAATCATATCCAGTTTGACGCTTCCATCGGCCAATTCGACCCAAGGTCCATTTCCAATCCCGCTGGCAAGGTAGGGCCAGATCGGTTTCCCTCCACGCGAAGTCTCCAGCCGTTTCAGCATCGCTTCGTAACCGGCAAGCAGCGATTCCCGAGGCGGTCGGACCTCGGTCAGCGGAGCTCCATGTTCAGCCAAAGCCTCTTGCAACAAACGCTTGGCTTCAAGAACTCGAGGGTCGGCACGTAATTTTTCGGCCTGAAGTGAATCGGATGCAGTCACTGTCACGGCAATCTTCCGGTTTCAATCAATAGGGAGGGAAAGGCATTTTGCTGCCCCATCGTAATGCGGGCAGCCACTTCCGTGAATCACTTGTGCCAAAACGAAAACCATCGGCCGCCTTTTCACTGGGCGGCTGATCGTTTCGGACGAAATCAAGGCGTCAATCCCGCTTCGATTCATAGACAAGGGACAACGGACGTCTAAACAGAGACGAACCTAGCCGGGAAGGTTCAGCGCCCAGCCGAGACGGGCTGTCGTTTTAATCGGAAGCGGAGAAACATCGACAATCCGTGCAACGGCAAACCGGCGTCTGAGGCTCAAAACGATGCGTAATTGCCGTGCGGATTCCTAGCGGATCGGTGCAAGCCGACCGGCAAATCCATTGGGTTTTCTATGCGACTGCCGGACGGCTCGCGCCGTACCGCTAAGAAAGTAAACGGCACTGGGCTCGCGGCGTACCGCTAAGAAAGTAGACGGCATTGGGCCTGCGCCGCTCCGGAAATCACCTGCGACGGTTTTGGTCCCCGGGCGATTTGATGCGTTGCAGCCACCGGCCCACCGAGGCGCTCTTCTGAGGCTTTGGTTTTTCGGACCTTTTCATCCCTGGAATTGGATGCTCCGTCACTTTCGGACGTGCGTACTTCAATTCAACCTTGCACTTGGGGCAAAAGCAGGGAGGCTTACGCACCTTCGATTTGCACTGCGGGCAGAAGTATTCCGTTGTCGACTGCGCGGCCGCTTCGAACAGCCCTCCAACCGAACCGGCTTGAAACCAAGCCGAATCGTTTTTCCGGACCATTGTGCTTTGGCAGATAGAACCGTCACGAATCCGATCGAGTAGTGCAGTACTACTAATCGGCCCCAGTTCAGTTTCCGCTTGCTGAATAAACCACTCAGACATTCCTGCAGCCGCTCTACTACGAGAACCGGATAGTCCCCCCTCCAAAGAAGGGCTTTCAATAAAAGTAAACGGTCGGAACAACAAAGGCAAGCTTTAACCTAGATCAGGCTTTCCAGCAATCGTCGTAACTTCCGCAGTTCCACTCGGTGATCCAAACCCTCGGTGGGAGGGATCGAAACGGTCAACGCGCGGTTGTACCGCTCCCGCTCCAACAAGGATACCCATTTTCCATAGTCAATTTCACCCTGCCCGACGCTGGCATGGAACTTGTCTGGCAAGGAATCCCGCAGATGGATGTTATAGACGTATTTTAGAATCCGATCCAAATTTTTGTTCTTTGCTGGCCCACAGATGAAGACACTCGGGTCCATCGTGATTCCCAGACCATGCACGTTGTCGCACAAGACCATCAATGTATCAGGGTCTTCGCTCAACCGCCCCAGTTCGCACTTCACAGCGACTCGAGCTCCCTGAGCTTCGGCCAGATCGACCAACCGCTGCAAATGTTCGACTTCCTCGTTGAAAGGAGTCCCCAGTTCGGCCGAAGGGACGGTCAACGTGACCACGCGAGTCGCTTTGGCGAACTTGCAAATCTCGTCGAACAGGGCGTAGTGTTCGGCACCTGATTGCTTCAGGTCAATGCTATACCCACTGATTTCCATCCGGTGCGAATGACGCACCTGATGCACCACCTTCTCAGGGACAGTCAGTAGGTCTGCAGGATCAACATGCCCATCGGAATGCAAATCAATTTCAACCGCTGTGAACTCTAAATCATTCAACAGCTCAATTGCATCTTCAAAACAGCGGTCAGGAAGACACTCCAAAGTTGCAGCAATTATCATGATTTACCAGCCTCCATGTGGGTTCTTTGCAACAAAAAATAATTGCAGTCATAGTGAACTGGGAAGTTTAGCCATTTAAGCAGCTTTGGTAAAACCCCGGTCCTTTAAGATCGCTGGCGGAAAACCTCAGGAAATGCTAGCAAATTGGCTTGATACAATAGCTTTGCGGATCGTTTACACTAGATCCTTGGTTTGATGGATACCGCTAACAAACGCCCTGCCTACCAGGCTCCTCTTCTCTTAAAAAAGCGCCATGCCAACACTAACGTCCCGCTCTATTGGCTTATTCGTTTTCGCGTGCCTGTGGGCATTTGCGTCCTATCCCGTTTCTTTGCAGGCGGCCGACCGCCCCAACGTAGTCATTGTGATCACGGACGACCAAGGCTATGGCGACCTCTCTTGCCATGGGAATCCGATCCTCAAAACACCTAACGTGGACCAGCTTTATTCCGAAGCGGTTCGGTTGACCGACTACCACGTTTCTCCCACCTGCTCGCCAACACGCAGCGCATTCCTGACAGGCCACTGGACCAATCGCACCGGAGTCTGGCACACGATCATGGGGCGATCGATGCTCCGCGAAAACGAAGTCACAATGGGCAAGGTCTTTCAGGACGCTGGCTATGCAACGGGAATGTTCGGCAAGTGGCACCTCGGGGACAACTACCCGTATCGCCCTGAAGACCGCGGATATGGCGAGGTCCTCCGCCACGGTGGAGGTGGAGTCGGGCAGACGCCCGATTACTGGGACAACGCCTATTTCGATGGCAGCTATTGGCACAACGGGACCCCCACCCCGGTCAAAGGATTCTGCACCGATGTCTTTTTCGATTACGCGAAAAAATTTATTAAGACTCAAAAAGAGGCAGGCAAACCGTTCTTAGCGTACGTCGCAACCAACGCCCCGCACGGTCCAATGCATGCTCCTGAAGATTCAAGTCGCCCCTACGCGGACCAATCGGTCAACTTGGCCAATTTCTATGGCATGATCGCCAACATCGATGACAACGTCGGAAAACTGCGTGCCTTCTTGGACGAAGAAGAATTGACGGACAACACGATCTTCATTTTCACAACCGACAACGGTTCGTCATCGGGATGGAAAACGTTCAACGCAGGAATGCGTGCGGGCAAAGGAAGCGAATACGATGGCGGGCATCGGGTTCCATTTTTCCTCCACTGGCCCGCCGGCAATCTGGACACCGGTCGCGATGTCGAAACGATCACCGCTCACGTCGACGTGCTGCCAACTCTGATTTCAATGTGCGATATCGCTTCCCCAAAAGACGTTCAATTTGATGGAACCGACATCAGCACGCTGATCGAGGGAAATGCAACCGACTGGCCCGACCGAATCCTGGTCACCGATTCCCAGCGAGTCAAAGATCCGATCCAGTGGCGTAAAAGCAGCGTCATGACCGATCGCTGGCGTTTGATCAACGGCAAAGAACTATACGACATCGACCAAGACCCTGGGCAGCAAAAGGACATTGCAGCCGAACACCCGCAAGTCGTCCAGCGGCTTACCGATTTCTACGAATCATGGTGGCATGAATTGCTGCCAACGTTCGCTCAGGAAACTTCGATCTACCTAGGCCATCCACGCGACAATCCCGCCCGCCTGACGTCCCACGACTGGATCACCACGCGGATGACTCCATGGAACCAGCAGCAGGTTCGGCAGGCGATGAACGGCCCTGCGAACACTGGATTCTGGAATGTACTGGTCCACGAAGCGGGCGAATATCAAATTCGTCTTCGCCGTTGGCCTGAGGAAAACGGCAGCGCCATCCAAAGTGCGTTGCCGCCCGGAGCCGACGTGCCGGGTGTTAAACCGTACCGGGCGGCACAAGGCAAAGCGATCGCAGCGACCAAAGCTGGCATCCAAATCGGCGACCAACAGCAACAACAAGCCATTCCCCCAGACACGGCCGAAGTCGTTTTCAACATTCAACTACCCGCCGGAAAGACTCGCTTTGAGGCGACGTTCGAAACAGCGGACGGCACCAAATTCGGAGCCTACTACGCCTATGTTGAACGATTGCCAACCGCCACTAAATAAAGGTCTCTCACCGATGCTGATGTTCGTTCGCTTGCAAGCTGTGCTGCTGGGACTGTTGATGGTCTCGTACAGCCAGGCCGCCACTCCGTCGACCAATTTTGTCGTGATCAATTGCGACAACTTGGGATATGGAGACACCCAGCCCTTCGGATCCGAACTGCATCGCACGCCTTCCTTAAACCAGATGGCTGCGGAGGGACGCAAATTCACACATTTCTATTCCTCGGCAGGTGTCTGCACGCCTTCGCGTGCCAGCCTGATGACAGGTTGTTATTCACAGCGAATTGGGATGCATGACAACCCTCGCGACGGCTGGGTCCTGCGTCCGGTCTCTCGATATGGTTTGAACCCTGATGAAATGACGATTGCAGAAGTTCTTAAACAGCAAGACTATGCGACGGCGATCATTGGCAAATGGCATCTTGGCGACCAACCGGAATTCCTACCGACGCGTCAAGGGTTTGATTACTTCTATGGGATTCCCTATAGCGATGACATGACCGCTCGGACATGGAAAAACGATGGTTCCAAGTGGCCACCACTTCCCCTGATGCAAAACGAAACGGTTATCGAAGCTCCCACGGATCGAACCACTTTGACCGAGCGATACACATCGGCGGCAACCAAGTGGATCACCGAACATCAGGACAGTCCCTTCTTCCTGTACCTGCCGCATGCGATGCCGGGCAGCACCGCACATCCGTATGTGGGGACCGCGTTTGCGGGCAAGAGCGCGAACGGGCCATGGGGAGATTCGATAGAGGAACTTGACTGGTCGGTTGGCCAGATATTGGATCATCTAAAGGAACTGAATCTTGCCGAAAAGACCTTGGTGATCTGGACCAGCGACAACGGAGCTCCCTCCAACAAGAACAATTTCCAGCGGGGTTCCAACCTTCCTCTTCACGGCCGCGGCTATAGCACCAGCGAAGGAGCCTTTCGCGTTCCCATGATCGCATGGCAACCGGGCCGAATTCCCGCGGGCACCGAATGTTCAGAGCTATCAACCATGATGGACCTGCTACCAACATTCGCGCACCTGGCAGGAACAAGCCCCGATCCGAAGCGTCCCATTGACGGGTTAGACATCAGCCCTCTGCTACTGGCAGATGAAGGCGCGACAACGCCTCACGAAGCTTTCTACTATTACTCGGGGGCTCAATTGCAAGCGATTCGCAGCGGACCGTGGAAACTGTTTCTTCCGATCAAACCGGCCGGCAATCATCCCCACTTCTCAGCGGCTCAGCCCCCCGCTCCACTGCTGTTCAACGTTGTCGAAGATATCCGCTGCGAACAGAACGTCGCCCGTCAAAATCCGGACATCGTGTTTCAATTGTGGACACTTGCAGAACAGGCCCGCGATGAACTGGGGGATCAAAATCGCCAAGGAAACGGACAACGCGTCCGAGGTGAACTACCGGTCGACAAGCAACCGGTGGCGCAATCCCTCTAGCCCCGGTCGAAAGGGCATCCGCCATGACAAGTGTTGCTTCACCACAACACTTTGCTCACCACCGCTCGCTTTCGATTTTCCAGGGACGTGAAATCAATAGGTGACGGTTTACGACCGTGGATTTACGAGCCAGCGACGCGATCCGTGCCGTCGTGACAAGAATGCAGCAGGAACCACCATCTGGCGACGGTAGCTGCGGCGGTCCCGTCACGAACCGTTTTCATACCACCCCTTCGACAGCCCAGCATTCGACAGCCCAGCATTCGACAGACATCCGTTCGACAGACATCCCATCGAATGCTTTCACGGACTTGCGTTCGATGCGTTAAAACGGCTGCGTTGTTGGCTTGAATTCCGAATTCACACAGCCGGACAATTCGATATTGTCCGGATCCAGAACCAGCACGGAAGAGCCTGGTGACCAATCCAACTGATCAAGATTTATCCAGATGACATTGGGGCTGGTCGTCAATTCGAAGAAGTAACGGCGTGTATCGAGGTTGGCGACCGTCCGATACTCCGTGTCGTAAATCGTTCCCGCAGTTTTATAGGGAGCGTTAAAAGGAACGGAAGCGTTACGTGCAATCGAAAACACGGATGCGACCGCCTCTCGTTCGCCCTTTGGCTTGCGAAGCGTTTTCAAAAAATAGTTAGCCCGTACAAAGCGATCGATGGGGTTCACATTTCCCGGCAATGTAGTTTGGCGGGTAGCGTTCTCAAAATCCCACTTCTTCAGCTCTAGCAACTGTTCATCGTAAGGCGGGTCATTGGTCATCACTTGATGCTCTTTGCCATGATAGACCTTTGGTTGTCCATTCACATATTCGATGATCGCCGAATCGCCTGTCGGGTCTTCGATCGCCATGTGCAAAGAAGACTTAAACCCGGCGTGTTCCACCATAATCGGCTGAATGCCTTCCATCAGCTTCAACGCTTCCTCAACGGTGGCGGCGTTATCAAGCAGGTACTGTCCCCACAGGCCCGCCTGGACTCCAGCCTTATCGCGATCACGGGGACCGAAGTCAGCAGCCGTCAGGAACAACAGATGCATCACGAATCCTTTTTCATTCATGCCGTCGACGGAGGCAAGACCATAAGCCGAAACGACGACCGATCCATATTTCGAAGTCCATTTCGCCGGATTCTCGTTGACGACGACGGCCGGGCCAACTTGACCGCCATTCCTCTCCAGGCCTGGC comes from the Roseimaritima multifibrata genome and includes:
- a CDS encoding TIGR00282 family metallophosphoesterase translates to MIRILVLGDIVGKPGVAAVKSDLKSIRAQHNLDLVIANAENAADGSGLTIRQYDALLKAGVDAFTMGDHVYRKREIYTRLDTSDRIVKPGNFPEGSPGKTSVVVTARDGTQVAIFSLLGRVYTRPVDCPFVAAERILAEIPDDVKVRILDMHAEATSEKQLMGRFLDGRVSAVLGTHTHVPTADTTIFPGGTGFQCDLGMSGPYESIIGRNIERVLKTAISFEPVHYHVATDDVRLCGVLMEVDTETGKCVHIERFEHRIAAES
- the rny gene encoding ribonuclease Y; this translates as MLDPLTLITAVIATVFGSLLTLGIQKWVQTTKRRDAESEGERILTLARGEVANLKDRAALEAKEAAMMIKSQAEKEISEARENLRNDKRKLQQKHEQLVAHEESLRKQARGLENTQQRLTAQLETVGKQRLQLESAAKEQVAALQEVSGLTREEAVSRLMENLQQELEQEVGTIVLRHERRVTEIADSKAREILLTALQRYASAHTAESTTSTVDIPTDDMKGRIIGREGRNIRSFEKATGVDVIIDDTPGVVIVSGFDPVRREIGRMSLNKLIADGRIHPSRIEEVVEATQKEIDAFIVTKGQEAIEEVNIPGLPPKVVQMLGRLHFRTSYSQNVLRHSVEVAFISGMLAEMIGLDGDLARHCGLLHDIGKAADHELEGGHPKIGADLLKRHNQPPEVVHAAFGHHDEIITEYPYTMLVATADACSASRPGARRESLERYVKRMEELESIATGFAGVQQAFAIQAGRELRVIVSAQQTDDAKAAVICRNIAKAFEQQLTFPGEIKVTVVRESRFTEVAH
- the tilS gene encoding tRNA lysidine(34) synthetase TilS, yielding MQRLERALVNSWAPSEWTAVPLLVAVSGGADSVALLIALTNVHRKQSGKGPLTVAHYNHALRSEASDQDALFVQRLANKLGWPCVSTKGSGPPAADEASLRNLRYDFLASLAHQIGARFVVTGHTQEDNVETVLHHLFRGTGPAGLGGVPRTRDLAEDVLLIRPLLNVPKSNLREALTEIGQEWREDATNQESIWKRNWLRNQLLPQIETEYPGASDRIAALIDQQQTLLLGLEQRACQWTDAYITAQQNAIVIQRPGDDDRFSSMHDHQAIRIHALRGLWDQQGWQRQAMARQHWERLSEVLGHQAAETFDLPGGVRASAREGGPLELQRPTNLASPSRQE
- a CDS encoding aminotransferase class III-fold pyridoxal phosphate-dependent enzyme, which codes for MTVTASDSLQAEKLRADPRVLEAKRLLQEALAEHGAPLTEVRPPRESLLAGYEAMLKRLETSRGGKPIWPYLASGIGNGPWVELADGSVKLDMIGGIGVHGAGHSHPAILDAAVDAAIEDTLMQGNLQQHPPGMVLSERLLEWAVQPNSQQESAALDHCMLSTSGAMANENALKIALHHAAPADRVIAFENAFAGRSLAMAAITDRPNYRQGLPLALQVDYLPFLDPADPVGSQQRAVDELKRLLNRHPGRYGAFWAEPFAGEGGYYSGSHDFLMALCRPLKEAGVPIIFDEVQAFSRLSRPYAFQHYGLESMVDIVTVGKITQVCATLYGEAFKPKGPILSQTFTGASASIAAGLTMLDQLQQANCFGEDGANMQRHRYFAAALEGLAKKYPGKISGPFGEGMMIAFTPGDGQFETAKALLDTLYTEGLLGFICGAQPTRIRFLPPPAIATNEHIDQACQILDRVLAKGEAE
- a CDS encoding GYF domain-containing protein, with product MSEWFIQQAETELGPISSTALLDRIRDGSICQSTMVRKNDSAWFQAGSVGGLFEAAAQSTTEYFCPQCKSKVRKPPCFCPKCKVELKYARPKVTEHPIPGMKRSEKPKPQKSASVGRWLQRIKSPGDQNRRR
- a CDS encoding sugar phosphate isomerase/epimerase family protein gives rise to the protein MIIAATLECLPDRCFEDAIELLNDLEFTAVEIDLHSDGHVDPADLLTVPEKVVHQVRHSHRMEISGYSIDLKQSGAEHYALFDEICKFAKATRVVTLTVPSAELGTPFNEEVEHLQRLVDLAEAQGARVAVKCELGRLSEDPDTLMVLCDNVHGLGITMDPSVFICGPAKNKNLDRILKYVYNIHLRDSLPDKFHASVGQGEIDYGKWVSLLERERYNRALTVSIPPTEGLDHRVELRKLRRLLESLI
- a CDS encoding arylsulfatase, yielding MPTLTSRSIGLFVFACLWAFASYPVSLQAADRPNVVIVITDDQGYGDLSCHGNPILKTPNVDQLYSEAVRLTDYHVSPTCSPTRSAFLTGHWTNRTGVWHTIMGRSMLRENEVTMGKVFQDAGYATGMFGKWHLGDNYPYRPEDRGYGEVLRHGGGGVGQTPDYWDNAYFDGSYWHNGTPTPVKGFCTDVFFDYAKKFIKTQKEAGKPFLAYVATNAPHGPMHAPEDSSRPYADQSVNLANFYGMIANIDDNVGKLRAFLDEEELTDNTIFIFTTDNGSSSGWKTFNAGMRAGKGSEYDGGHRVPFFLHWPAGNLDTGRDVETITAHVDVLPTLISMCDIASPKDVQFDGTDISTLIEGNATDWPDRILVTDSQRVKDPIQWRKSSVMTDRWRLINGKELYDIDQDPGQQKDIAAEHPQVVQRLTDFYESWWHELLPTFAQETSIYLGHPRDNPARLTSHDWITTRMTPWNQQQVRQAMNGPANTGFWNVLVHEAGEYQIRLRRWPEENGSAIQSALPPGADVPGVKPYRAAQGKAIAATKAGIQIGDQQQQQAIPPDTAEVVFNIQLPAGKTRFEATFETADGTKFGAYYAYVERLPTATK
- a CDS encoding sulfatase family protein, which encodes MLNDCQPPLNKGLSPMLMFVRLQAVLLGLLMVSYSQAATPSTNFVVINCDNLGYGDTQPFGSELHRTPSLNQMAAEGRKFTHFYSSAGVCTPSRASLMTGCYSQRIGMHDNPRDGWVLRPVSRYGLNPDEMTIAEVLKQQDYATAIIGKWHLGDQPEFLPTRQGFDYFYGIPYSDDMTARTWKNDGSKWPPLPLMQNETVIEAPTDRTTLTERYTSAATKWITEHQDSPFFLYLPHAMPGSTAHPYVGTAFAGKSANGPWGDSIEELDWSVGQILDHLKELNLAEKTLVIWTSDNGAPSNKNNFQRGSNLPLHGRGYSTSEGAFRVPMIAWQPGRIPAGTECSELSTMMDLLPTFAHLAGTSPDPKRPIDGLDISPLLLADEGATTPHEAFYYYSGAQLQAIRSGPWKLFLPIKPAGNHPHFSAAQPPAPLLFNVVEDIRCEQNVARQNPDIVFQLWTLAEQARDELGDQNRQGNGQRVRGELPVDKQPVAQSL
- a CDS encoding linear amide C-N hydrolase, producing the protein MIATANDFARLFCELLTVAGVLSASTALACTRVLWNGNGLADISGRTMDWAESTEPMLYVFPPGLERNGGQVGPAVVVNENPAKWTSKYGSVVVSAYGLASVDGMNEKGFVMHLLFLTAADFGPRDRDKAGVQAGLWGQYLLDNAATVEEALKLMEGIQPIMVEHAGFKSSLHMAIEDPTGDSAIIEYVNGQPKVYHGKEHQVMTNDPPYDEQLLELKKWDFENATRQTTLPGNVNPIDRFVRANYFLKTLRKPKGEREAVASVFSIARNASVPFNAPYKTAGTIYDTEYRTVANLDTRRYFFELTTSPNVIWINLDQLDWSPGSSVLVLDPDNIELSGCVNSEFKPTTQPF